taacaaaatattcaaaaagcatgtaaaaaaaaacaaaaaaaacctcatGCATTAAAAAACATGCTTCTTgcaccatttaaaaaataaaaataaaatacaactatCACCACCAATATTATTTAAgaagtaaaatattaaattaatttagattaaattTGCTATGAAATATTGTGAGAGAAACAGCTGCTGAAAGATATATTTCTATGAAGGAGgttatataaaattacatatacatgaaacatttcaataatatttatattcctTATTTTATATGACTTGTTTTCTCTAAGCTTAGAATATTGCGGAAAGCCAATCTTGTTAAATCCAGCCTCTTAACTATCAGATGTCATGAAGGATGAAACTAAAAGCCGAACCTTTCCAGGCTTGTTGAAGCTGCCGTCACGTGGCGCTTTCACGTCACTGAAGGTCTTCTGATACTGAGGGGCGGCCGTCCACGGTGAATGAGGAGACGGCGGACACAACATCATGAAGAACGGATAATTGGGGCTCCGCTCCTCCAGAAAATGCAGCGACCGGTTCAACTAGAATCAACAAAGACTTTATTTCAGATATTAACCATCTGTTTTTCAtgctatatacatatatttgtttttttaaacactacACTTCATGTGAACAAACCAGATTGCCTGACAGTGGATCACATTTTAAGACCTGATTGTATGAATTacataaatgatttttttgtcTGCAGAAGCCTCTTGGTTTATGTTTTATCTAACACAATGACACCCATATTttgagcaaaaaatatatataaatactgtagatgcacaaagaaaaaaaaaatcccttttttaaggaaaaagtcattaaattacagtaataacttagtaatgcattattacaCCCAACACGGGTTGTAATAATGTGAGTGGAGTTTATCTGTTTCTGGGACACCTGACCATAGTTAAACAATAACAGAGCAGATTTAATGTCAGATAAGCTATAAACCAAGTATCAAGAGGTCCAGTCATGAATCTCGCAGAAGTCACATGACACACTGCTGCTTGGACAGTTACACAGAATGCAACACTGTGTATGTTAGTCATAATGAGGCCAACAGCTTGTGTCTTGTTCTAAAACAGCCACTGGCAACATGATTTGGTAACCGCATTGTGTTAACTGATACTTTTCACATGTAAAGCATGTTTAGCAGGTGATGAGGCAAATTCATTAGCTTTCACATTTACAAGGAAGTAAATAGTATTTGACTGAATGTGACATGACAAGTTGCAACTTGAAGTCAAATTACTTTCCAAACACACTCTTAGTCTTATTGTGAACTACTTTTCAGTGCAACTTATAAACAAAAAGTCTTTGAAATGTGCAATTTACACTTTAAAGCATTAAAGACTTACAACCAGGTCTGTGAGATAGTCCTTCTCATAGTTGTCCCCATGTTTTTCCTCTTTTCCATTCACAGAAAGTGTGTAATTGTAATACTGAGAGTTTCCCACCTGTGGATGGATACACAAAACCAAAAGATCATGCTGCATTTCACATACACAAAATGAAATATCTGCCATAAAACAATCAGtaaaagtgagattaaatggtTAAAACCAGATCTACTTTTGTGGTGCAAGATGTAATGAAACCACATCACATGACCGTACTCAATCATGCGTTTGGCATGAATGCATGTCTATAGTTGACTGACACTGTCAGATACACGTCTAGCTTTTCCCTGCTGATCTGAAGGCAGATAGAATGAAACGGGAAGTAATGTGGGACTGATGCTTCAGTTTGTGACTTACCAGCGCGTGCCATTGGTCCCAGCCGGGAGGTACGTGAGCCACACCGCCTGCATCTTTACTTCCATACTGAGGATATGGAGAGGGATATATGCAAAATGAGCGAAAATAGTAGAAGAATCTAGAAGAATTTCACAATACTGGTCAAAATACGTCATACTTCCCCTCAAACAGAGAAAAAGATTATGAAACTATATTTTGTTGATGAAATGAAAGCTATTTTCCCATTATTTCCATGacaaaaaaagcacatttaatCACTCCCATTTCTTAttactataataaaaaaaataaataaataaaaaataaaacatatatatatatatatatatatatatatatatatatatatatatatctatatatttttttttttataatttattcattataaaaaataattcagtCAATCTACAGTTACTTttgaaaattgcattttttattaatttttttttaagtacaatACATGTTTAATTAGCATATATGTGTATTTACATATTCTTGCTAATTAAAAAAGGCAAAAATTCTATTTATTGTTAAATtgaatttttcatatttaatttggtttttaatttattattttgtattgcAAAATTTGTATTATGAAagtattgtattaaaaataaaaatattgtattatagGATTTTTCATGATGATTGAGcacatcacagaaaaaaaaaaaaatcttaatggtaCTAAAGAGActtcattttcttttatttttttctgaatttcagGTGAAATATGACCTAGAGAAGATTATATAGGAGATTACATaggagttgttgtttttttgcattgcaacattttattttatatatgagTTTTATATAAAAGATTATTTAAATAGTGAAGTATACACTATTGTATTAGTTGTACTACTgctgatttaaagggttagttcacccaaaaatgaaaattctgtcatttattattcaccctcatgtcgttccacaccctttgtttatcttcagaacacaaattaagatattttagttgaaatccgatggctcagtgaggcctccatagccagcattgacatttcctctctcaagatccattaatgtactaaaaacatatttaaatcggttcatgtgagtacagtggctcaatattaatattataaagtgacgagaatatttttggtttgccaaaaaaaaccccaaaataacgacttatttagtgatggccgatttcaaaacactgattcaggaagcttcggagcacaaatgaatcagtgtatcgaatcatgattcagatcgcgtgtcaaactgccaaacggctgaaatcacgtgtctttggcgctccgaacagcagattcaatacactgattaatttgtgctccgaatcttcctgaagcagtgttttgaaatcggccatcactaaataagtcgttattttgttttttttggcacaccaaaaatattctcgtcgctttgtaatattaatattgaaccactgtactcacatgaactgatttaaatggttTTAGTACCtctatggatcttgagagaggaagtgtcattgctctctatggaggcctcactgagccatcagatttcaactaaaatatcttaatttgtgttctgaagataaacaaagggtgtggaacgacatgagggtgaataataaatgacagaattttcatttttgggtgaactaaccctttaaataaaaaaatagtgcaTTATAGTTATCATCATAGTAATCAGAATTTGATTAGACATCTTAAAAAAAGGTTTATATATTATCTTATTTTTGTTCTAATGAATTTGAGGTAACCAGGAAAGGAAAGTAGTTGAAGAGAAAAATGACTTCAAGCTCTTGAGAATGTTGTGGGTTAAGAACATTTGAAGAATTTGAAAGGTCTGCAAATATTTGAAGACATTGTGGAGAGCTTCTGATATCATTGTTGGCAATTTCAAAGAACGAACTCCATGCAAATAGGCATGATTTCACAGAGTACCACACAGAGTCAAAGGCTGACCTGATTGAGGTATTTCCCCCCGTAGAAGGTCTGGTAGCGCATCTTAGTGAGGTAAACAGGAAAGGCCAAGGACTCGACATCTTTCTGCCACATCACGCTGCTGCAGTTCCCAGAGATGGAGTTATTTCGGACCAAATGATTGTGAGGATATTTACCACTGAGGATGCTGCTTCGACTGGGACAGCACAGAGGGGTGGCAGTGAACTAAACACAACAGGAAAGGAGAAACTTGTGATTTTTGATGAGTTCTTTGAAAAGGACCGGTCTTTATAGCTGAGCACTCACAGCATTGGAGAAAGTCACACCAGCGTCACCGATTAGTTCTTTGGTCTTCTTCATTGGCGTCTGTGAATACAGAAAGACACAATGAGACTCTTATAGTGTCAATATGATGCATCATCTGTAACCACTAAAATGTCAACAGGATGCATGATTTCACACACTAATTTTAGTCTTAATGACTTGCTCCCGAACTTGACAATTAAAACAACTGCAGGTTCGATATGACTTTAACATGCTCTCCCTGCCTTCCCAGAATAAGACTGGTTTAGCCTCTAGTAGTTCAAATgtatatatgggtcattgacgaataaggtttttaaaagtgtaaagaaaaaaaaaacataatggcgatataattaattttgaagttttattaagtgttaacaatgagattatgtggtttttataatcaattaacactgcttttgtcattttttacaagacgGACGAAATTTGTCGACAATAAAATTGAttataccgaatgacacttttggttataccgaatgacgatattgtcaaacaatgctaaaaggctgatatctagctatcTAGCAAAAGggcaatcaaacattttatatttagtacaagtttttaaaatattacatcattttccatgttttataacgattgtaccgaatgacctaaTGTTTCGGGAGATGTGTATGagcaaacatgaatttttcaaatagttaaaagagagttactttgcttcacaaccatggtgtctgaatgatgtcacatcctgtcacatgatacaaCTTGAtacaaaatggtccctttatattggttactcatCAATGAAattacatcaatgaaattcatttttctggacattctttctcataacaaagcaacgacttctacacataaatttaatatcattttgcactatgttaatatatgatgtaataaaatcatggcagaataaaaaatatatacctggattacattttaagatattttaatcacaaatgaaatggctgtattggcctttggacggttaaaccgaatgaccttttgacacttcaaaatctttaaaatacctttatatgtagcaaaatgtaattaaaaccttttggattcaataaaagagaccaaattgtactaccttacatactttggacgtcatatctttgttttttattattattaaggcctttggacaaaaaatgaCCAGTCAAGTcattgacacacacacaatatatatatttaaaaacaatatatcttaattattccaaccttttaatcacaggaataaattacattttaaaatgcatttaaaaattgaaaacaaaaattataaaattctaataatattttcacaatattcctggttttactgtatttttcatcaaataattgtagccttggtgagcagaagagacttctttataATAATTTAGTGTCATTATGTGTATACATTATAACACTAAATTATTATGGAAAAAACagggttttttgttgttgttggtgttgttgttttgttttttggacatACAACCAAGTGAAATACAATGTCAGTACCATTGTGTATGAGTTtcagtaccatggtattaccacTGTACCACTGTATTAAGTTACCAGCAAAGTACTTTTGTTCAAAGGTGGAACTATCATGGTGTAcgaccattaaaaaaaacacatttgtaatgCACTTTTGTACACTTACCATTCCCCCCATTTCCACATCCTGGTCGTCGGTGAGAATGAGAATGATGTTGCTCAGTTTGACGCATTCTGAACACCTGAGCGTGCAGGTGAGAAGAGTGACGAGGAGACAGGTGGACACGACACGCGCGCTGGACCTCCACTGACCGACCCGCGAGCTCGCCATGAGGCCAAAACAAGCCCAAACCCGCGATCTGTCTGCCTGGAGAGAATATGTCGAGCAGACCAGAGTTTCGCGTGGCGAACTGTAGCACACAAAGTGGGATGAGCTGAGAAAGTTTGAGGAAGTGAGACACTCAGTGTGTGTCATATGACTTCAGCCTGACATAACAGCTGATACATTCACAGTCACACTTCATTGAAGAAATACAGTTTGGAAATTATTCGCTCTTTtggattttctttctttcacttaCACAGTGTTTGTGCCTGTTAAAACGATGTTTTGAGTAACTTTGCATcgttttgaaaatgttttatgaacaATGCTCTAACAACACAACATTGTCCACGATCCTCTTttagattttgtttttaaatttaaatatgacaCATGTaagtttataaataatttatatgagATTTGCGAAAATTatacatttgtattattttaattcacttATGTAATAAGAATTGAATATCAAATAGGACGTAAAAATACATATTCCTCtcatattaacaaaataaaaatttaacaaACATGACTGCGCGTTTTATCGCAAGGTCACGCCCCCAATAACACACGTGATTGTgtgttattgttttataatcGCATATGACATGGTATTGTAAATGCATTTGAagatcaagaaaaaaaaaatctggaccttcacatttattgttttattttaattttatttttcttatgtaACTAATGTGAGTTAAGTTAAGGCTGCGCCCAGTCGGAACTCTTTATGGGTGCAACATGTGCACCACT
The nucleotide sequence above comes from Chanodichthys erythropterus isolate Z2021 chromosome 10, ASM2448905v1, whole genome shotgun sequence. Encoded proteins:
- the gnsb gene encoding glucosamine (N-acetyl)-6-sulfatase (Sanfilippo disease IIID), b, whose protein sequence is MTHTECLTSSNFLSSSHFVCYSSPRETLVCSTYSLQADRSRVWACFGLMASSRVGQWRSSARVVSTCLLVTLLTCTLRCSECVKLSNIILILTDDQDVEMGGMTPMKKTKELIGDAGVTFSNAFTATPLCCPSRSSILSGKYPHNHLVRNNSISGNCSSVMWQKDVESLAFPVYLTKMRYQTFYGGKYLNQYGSKDAGGVAHVPPGWDQWHALVGNSQYYNYTLSVNGKEEKHGDNYEKDYLTDLVLNRSLHFLEERSPNYPFFMMLCPPSPHSPWTAAPQYQKTFSDVKAPRDGSFNKPGKEKHWLLRQPVNPMPNSSIDYLDDAFRRRWQTLLSVDDMVEQLIKKLDSVKELDNTYIIYTSDHGYHTGQFSLPIDKRQLYEFDIRIPLLVRGPGIKAKQTLQSPVMNIDLPMTILDIAGVNLSTVNMDGQSFLPQMAPSLRNGTERPFFLVEYTGEGYASEDPSCPKLGPGLAHCFPDCVCEDAFNNTYACVRTLKDGNLQYCEFADNESFVEVYNLTADPHQLENIVKKVDPSLLQIMNQRLIKLQSCMGDSCRNLK